A section of the Rhodobacteraceae bacterium M382 genome encodes:
- a CDS encoding LysE family translocator: MDSAQYLIPVWAIITGWIVAGGSPGPTNMTIVGTSMSLGRGPGLLVSSGVLVGSATWGIAAALGFSAIMMSNVWVFETVRYAGAAYLLYLAVKSLRSAWQGGSVVPVKPSGRSLFTKGILLHLTNPKPVLAWGSVYAIVLAPGAEWATVWQLFGTLICTSAFVFWGYALLFSWAPVARVYARSRRWFELTFGLLFGAASIKILTLRLT; encoded by the coding sequence CGCCCAATATCTGATCCCTGTCTGGGCGATCATAACCGGATGGATCGTTGCGGGCGGCAGCCCGGGGCCAACCAATATGACCATTGTTGGCACGTCGATGTCATTGGGGCGCGGTCCGGGGCTGTTGGTGTCCAGTGGCGTTTTGGTCGGATCGGCCACCTGGGGTATCGCGGCGGCATTGGGGTTTTCCGCGATCATGATGTCCAATGTCTGGGTGTTTGAAACCGTGCGTTATGCCGGGGCGGCCTATCTGTTGTATCTGGCGGTGAAGTCGCTGCGCTCAGCCTGGCAGGGGGGATCGGTTGTGCCCGTTAAACCCTCTGGCCGGTCGCTGTTCACCAAGGGGATCCTGTTGCATCTAACCAACCCAAAGCCGGTTCTGGCCTGGGGGTCGGTTTATGCCATTGTGCTGGCCCCTGGTGCGGAATGGGCGACTGTCTGGCAGCTGTTTGGCACTTTGATCTGTACGTCTGCGTTTGTGTTCTGGGGCTATGCGTTGCTATTTTCCTGGGCCCCGGTGGCGCGGGTTTATGCGCGATCACGGCGGTGGTTTGAATTGACATTTGGCCTGTTGTTCGGCGCGGCCAGCATCAAGATCCTGACCCTGCGGCTGACATGA
- the acpS gene encoding holo-ACP synthase — MILGIGTDLANIERIQRTLDRFGDRFRNRVFTETEQRKAERRRDVAGTYAKRWAAKEACSKALGTGLRMGIAWKDMSVTNLRSGQPVMHVTGWAADRLAKMTPPGHKAVIHVSLTDDHPWAQAFVVIEAHPCAGDPASP; from the coding sequence ATGATATTGGGCATCGGCACCGATCTGGCGAACATCGAGCGTATCCAACGAACGCTGGATCGGTTCGGGGATCGGTTCCGCAATCGGGTGTTCACCGAGACCGAACAGCGCAAGGCGGAACGCCGCCGGGATGTGGCAGGGACCTATGCCAAACGCTGGGCCGCCAAGGAGGCCTGTTCCAAGGCGCTGGGCACGGGCCTGCGGATGGGAATCGCCTGGAAAGACATGTCGGTCACCAACCTGCGCAGCGGTCAGCCGGTGATGCATGTGACGGGATGGGCGGCGGATCGATTGGCCAAGATGACACCGCCCGGACACAAAGCGGTCATTCACGTGTCCCTGACCGATGATCACCCCTGGGCCCAGGCCTTTGTCGTGATCGAGGCGCACCCCTGCGCTGGTGATCCTGCGTCGCCTTGA